Proteins encoded within one genomic window of Bos indicus isolate NIAB-ARS_2022 breed Sahiwal x Tharparkar chromosome 23, NIAB-ARS_B.indTharparkar_mat_pri_1.0, whole genome shotgun sequence:
- the USP49 gene encoding ubiquitin carboxyl-terminal hydrolase 49 → MDRCKHVGRLRLAQDHSILNPQKWFCRECATTESVWACLKCSHVACGRYIEDHALKHFEETRHPLAMEVRDLYVFCYLCKDYVLNDNPEGDLKLLRSSLLAVRGQTQDPPLRRGRTLRSMAAGEDAVPPQRAPQGQPQMLTALWYRRQRLLARTLRLWFEKTSRGQAKLEQQRREEALERKKEAARQRRREVKRRLLEELASAPPRKSARLLLHTPRTAPLRVPAPRAPAGPRPAPRRAPAMAPGVTGLRNLGNTCYMNSILQVLSHLRKFRECFLNLDPSKTEQLFPRAANGKAPLSGRPASSSATELSSTRSDGAEACEREGLCLNGGTSLSRSLELIQNKEPSSKHISLCHELHTLFRVMWSGKWALVSPFAMLHSVWSLIPAFRGYDQQDAQEFLCELLHKVQQELESEGTTRRILIPFSQRKLTKQVLKVVNTIFHGQLLSQVTCVSCNYKSNTIEPFWDLSLEFPERYHCIEKGFVPLNQTECLLTEMLAKFTETEALEGRIYACDQCNSKRRKSNPKPLVLSEARKQLMIYRLPQVLRLHLKRFRWSGRNHREKIGVHVVFDQVLTMEPYCCRDMLSSLDKETFAYDLSAVVMHHGKGFGSGHYTAYCYNTEGGFWVHCNDSKLNVCSVEEVCKTQAYILFYTQRTVQGNARISETQLQTQVHSSNNDEGRPRTFP, encoded by the exons ATGGATAGATGCAAACATGTAGGGCGGTTGCGGCTCGCCCAGGACCACTCCATCCTGAACCCGCAGAAGTGGTTCTGCCGGGAGTGCGCCACCACGGAGTCGGTGTGGGCTTGTCTCAAGTGCTCGCACGTGGCCTGCGGCCGCTACATCGAAGATCATGCCCTCAAACACTTCGAAGAGACCAGACACCCGCTAGCCATGGAGGTCCGGGATCTCTACGTGTTCTGCTACCTGTGCAAGGACTACGTGCTTAACGACAACCCGGAGGGGGACCTGAAGCTGCTGAGAAGCTCCCTCCTGGCGGTCAGGGGCCAGACGCAGGACCCGCCGCTGAGGCGCGGGCGGACGCTGCGGTCCATGGCGGCGGGCGAGGACGCAGTCCCGCCGCAGCGCGCTCCTCAGGGACAGCCGCAGATGCTCACGGCTCTGTGGTACCGGCGCCAGCGCCTGCTGGCCAGGACGCTGCGGCTCTGGTTCGAGAAGACCTCGCGGGGCCAGGCCAAGCTGGAGCAGCAGCGGCGGGAAGAGGCGCTGGAGCGCAAGAAGGAGGCGGCGCGGCAGCGGCGGCGCGAAGTGAAGCGACGACTGCTGGAGGAGCTGGCCAGCGCCCCTCCGCGCAAAAGCGCGCGCCTGCTGCTGCACACGCCCCGCACCGCACCGCTGCGCGTGCCCGCCCCGCGCGCGCCCGCcgggccccgccccgcgccgcgccGCGCGCCCGCCATGGCGCCCGGCGTCACGGGCCTGCGCAACCTGGGCAACACCTGCTATATGAACTCCATCCTGCAGGTGCTCAGCCACCTGCGCAAGTTCCGCGAGTGCTTTCTGAACCTCGACCCGTCCAAGACGGAGCAGCTGTTCCCCAGGGCCGCCAACGGCAAGGCCCCGCTCTCAGGCAGGCCAGCCAGCAGCTCGGCCACAGAGCTGTCGTCGACCCGGAGTGATGGGGCCGAGGCCTGCGAGCGCGAGGGCCTCTGCTTGAACGGTGGGACCTCCCTCAGCAGGAGCCTAGAGCTCATCCAGAACAAGGAGCCCAGCTCGAAGCACATCTCACTCTGCCACGAACTGCACACCCTCTTTCGCGTCATGTGGTCGGGAAAGTGGGCCCTGGTGTCGCCCTTCGCCATGCTTCACTCGGTGTGGAGCCTGATCCCTGCCTTCCGCGGCTACGACCAGCAGGACGCGCAGGAGTTTCTCTGCGAGCTTTTGCACAAAGTGCAGCAGGAACTCGAGTCCGAAGGCACGACGCGCCGGatcctcatccccttctcccagaGGAAGCTCACCAAACAGGTCTTAAAGGTGGTGAACACCATATTTCACGGGCAGCTACTTAGCCAG GTCACTTGTGTATCATGCAATTACAAATCCAATACCATTGAGCCCTTTTGGGATCTGTCCCTGGAGTTCCCTGAACGCTATCACTGCATAGAAAAGGGGTTTGTCCCTTTGAATCAGACAGAGTGCCTGCTCACTGAGATGCTGGCAAAGTTCACAGAGACAGAGGCCCTGGAAGGCAGAATCTACGCTTGTGACCAGTGTAACA GCAAACGACGAAAATCCAATCCAAAACCCCTTGTTCTGAGTGAAGCTAGAAAGCAGTTAATGATCTACAGACTACCTCAGGTCCTCCGGCTGCACCTTAAAAGATTCAG GTGGTCTGGCCGTAATCACCGAGAGAAGATTGGGGTCCATGTCGTCTTTGACCAGGTATTAACCATGGAACCTTACTGCTGCAGGGACATGCTCTCCTCTCTTGACAAAGAGACCTTTGCCTATGATCTCTCCGCAGTGGTCATGCATCACGGGAAAGGGTTTGGCTCAGGACACTACACAGCCTATTGCTACAATACAGAGGGAG GTTTTTGGGTCCACTGCAATGACTCAAAGCTGAATGTATGCAGTGTCGAGGAAGTGTGCAAAACTCAAGCCTACATCCTTTTTTACACTCAAAGAACAGTTCAGGGCAATGCAAGAATCTCAGAAACCCAACTCCAAACTCAGGTGCATTCCAGCAACAACGATGAGGGCAGACCACGGACCTTCCCCTGA